From a single Silene latifolia isolate original U9 population chromosome 6, ASM4854445v1, whole genome shotgun sequence genomic region:
- the LOC141588628 gene encoding uncharacterized protein LOC141588628: MYYAFANGLAEAFNKTLCNLLKKVLAKSKRDWHEIIELQIPSLCIAIQEGLTEDENDKLRLVELEVVDEKRLEAQQKLQCYQARLSRAFNEKLHPRSFEAGDLVLAVRTPIITSHKPVGKFTSKWDGPYVVQEVYTNGAYKLWIKMAFV, translated from the exons ATGTACTACGCTTTTGCAAATGGTTTGGCTGAAGCCTTCaataaaaccctttgcaacttgCTGAAGAAAGTACTAGCAAAGTCAAAGCGAGACTGGCATGAAATAATTG AGCTGCAGATCCCTTCTTTATGCATCGCTATCCAAGAGGGACTTACAGAAGATGAAAATGACAAATTGCGTTTAGTAGAGTTAGAGGTTGTCGATGAAAAAAGATTAGAGGCTCAACAAAAGCTCCAGTGCTACCAAGCAAGGTTGTCACGCGCATTCAACGAAAAGTTGCACCCTCGCTCTTTCGAAGCAGGAGACCTGGTACTTGCGGTAAGAACGCCAATCATCACTTCTCACAAACCAGTTGGCAAATTCACCTCTAAGTGGGATGGCCCATATGTGGTGCAGGAGGTCTACACAAATGGTGCTTACAAATTGTGGATAAAGATGGCGTTTGTGTAG